From Lolium perenne isolate Kyuss_39 chromosome 5, Kyuss_2.0, whole genome shotgun sequence, a single genomic window includes:
- the LOC139831445 gene encoding uncharacterized protein, whose protein sequence is MEWGSDSDDEQPFAKLMEEEAEEDAAEDEEHMQILTFLASMCTQNGKPRRGVSTRGCWKCKPRQCMESYYMLYADHSADDPLNDAAVFRRCFRMSHPLFRRIVAALQVYDRYFKCKKDCTGMVGFSSLQRCIVAMIFLTYGASGDTSDDYMRMARVHRPVVAVFGPTYLRSPNAQDTALQ, encoded by the coding sequence ATGGAATGGGGCTCCGACAGCGATGACGAGCAGCCTTTCGCCAAGCTGATGGAAGAGGAGGCCGAGGAAGATGCCGCGGAGGACGAGGAACATATGCAGATCCTCACTTTCCTGGCCAGCATGTGCACACAGAATGGGAAGCCTCGTCGTGGCGTCTCGACGCGAGGTTGCTGGAAGTGCAAGCCAAGACAGTGCATGGAGAGCTACTACATGTTGTACGCTGACCACTCTGCCGATGATCCGTTGAACGATGCGGCGGTGTTTCGGCGGTGTTTCAGGATGAGCCATCCGCTCTTCCGCCGGATTGTGGCGGCTCTCCAAGTTTACGATCGCTACTTCAAATGCAAGAAAGACTGCACCGGCATGGTAGGATTTTCCTCACTCCAGAGGTGTATTGTGGCTATGATATTCCTCACATATGGGGCTTCTGGTGACACATCCGATGACTACATGCGCATGGCCCGAGTCCACCGCCCTGTGGTGGCTGTGTTTGGACCAacgtacttgagatcacccaatgCCCAAGACACTGCTTTGCAATAA
- the LOC127303130 gene encoding wall-associated receptor kinase 2, translating into MWSKFLNAHHVTVSSSSSKTKSLSSYSSSSSSSSPSSFSFGTASSPYPSVSSSSSNMFRKKAVTHTAFLLPLLLLAATAESLTLKPVCQPSCGTVDIPYPFGIGQGCFRAGFEIQCNNGKPTLGNTSDNTQVTSLSVTPRPEARVMLRVAYQCHNSTGAAIDNYNGSVDLNPTGVYRISDTANELFVLGCNTMIITNSIGCVAYADNAKSAQDGACAGIGCCHVDIPPGLTDNLMRFMPHAKQEFCPCDYGFIVEKGNYTFRAQDLHMDGSITSMPLRLDWAIRDNSLSCAKVLIMQGYTCVSANSECIDSTNGPGYFCNCTKGYEGNPYLDKGCTNINECARTRQEFPCYGKCRDTDGSYECKCRVGYEANGDPKENICHPKFPFAARLALGIGLGVFLLVGAVQLAIARIEHDKRKLAVQFEKNGGNILKEITEVTIFTEKELTKITKNNSEPLGKGNFGNVYKGTLTDKTVVAVKSYIKVDDARRKEFAEEMKVQLKMTHDNVLKLRGCCLQLDVPMLVYEFAGKGSLREILHVKDQSLPVDLRLDIAIGSAKGLSYMHSKHIRHGDVKPDNILLADNFVPKISDFGLSKVLIVTEYFTQNIIGAISYIDPVFRNTGLLTPKSDVYSFGAVLLELISRKPIIYGKTGSLIIEFRHIYETEKSGKSMFDLGIVAEKDILILEAIGKLAIRCLKEHQDDRPDMTEVADQLVNLKVKFGRYLTGEYACYSSGVSGTSDATLSMQSSTLEVSGLLCSQPMNQAGS; encoded by the exons CAACATGTTCAGAAAGAAAGCAGTGACGCATACCGCATTCTTACTACCTTTGCTGCTTCTTGCGGCCACCGCTGAGAGCCTGACTCTGAAGCCAGTCTGCCAGCCGAGCTGTGGCACCGTCGACATCCCCTACCCGTTCGGCATCGGCCAAGGCTGCTTCCGTGCTGGCTTCGAGATCCAGTGCAATAACGGCAAGCCGACTCTAGGCAACACCAGTGATAATACACAGGTAACGAGTTTGTCGGTGACGCCGCGGCCGGAGGCCCGGGTAATGCTGCGGGTAGCGTACCAGTGCCACAACTCCACGGGCGCAGCTATCGATAATTACAACGGCTCGGTGGACCTTAACCCAACTGGCGTGTACCGCATCTCCGACACTGCGAACGAGCTCTTCGTCCTCGGCTGCAACACCATGATCATCACAAACAGCATTGGGTGCGTCGCCTATGCCGACAACGCCAAGAGCGCGCAGGACGGAGCCTGTGCCGGAATTGGTTGCTGCCACGTCGACATCCCACCGGGCCTCACGGACAACCTGATGCGGTTCATGCCGCACGCCAAGCAGGAGTTCTGCCCCTGCGACTACGGCTTCATCGTGGAGAAGGGCAACTACACATTCCGGGCACAGGACCTCCATATGGACGGCAGCATTACCAGTATGCCGTTGAGGCTAGACTGGGCAATCCGCGATAACTCCCTGTCCTGCGCCAAGGTGCTCATCATGCAGGGGTACACCTGCGTCAGCGCCAACAGCGAGTGCATCGACTCCACCAATGGCCCCGGATACTTCTGCAATTGCACCAAAGGCTACGAGGGCAACCCGTATCTCGACAAGGGATGCACAA ATATCAATGAATGTGCTCGTACTCGACAAGAATTTCCTTGCTACGGCAAATGCCGTGACACAGATGGGTCCTATGAGTGCAAATGCCGTGTAGGCTACGAGGCTAATGGTGATCCAAAAgaaaatatttgccatccaaaattcccATTTGCAGCAAGGCTTGCCCTAG GCATCGGTTTAGGTGTGTTTCTCTTAGTTGGTGCTGTGCAACTAGCTATAGCACGCATAGAGCACGACAAGAGAAAACTGGCTGTACAGTTTGAAAAGAATGGGGGTAACATACTTAAAGAAATCACAGAAGTGACCATTTTCACAGAGAAGGAATTAACCAAAATCACAAAGAATAATTCCGAACCTCTGGGTAAAGGCAACTTTGGTAATGTCTACAAAGGAACTCTTACCGACAAAACAGTGGTAGCAGTTAAGTCCTATATCAAGGTAGATGACGCTAGAAGGAAGGAATTTGCCGAGGAAATGAAGGTGCAATTGAAAATGACCCATGACAACGTTCTCAAGCTCAGAGGTTGCTGCCTCCAGTTGGATGTTCCAATGTTGGTGtacgagtttgctggcaaagggaGTCTCAGAGAGATCCTACATGTCAAAGACCAAAGTCTCCCAGTAGACCTGCGGTTAGACATTGCAATAGGGTCGGCCAAAGGATTAAGCTACATGCACTCGAAACACATACGGCATGGTGATGTCAAACCAGACAACATACTTTTGGCTGACAACTTTGTACCAAAAATATCAGATTTTGGGTTATCAAAGGTGCTTATAGTGACGGAATATTTTACACAGAACATTATTGGGGCCATAAGTTACATCGACCCGGTGTTCAGGAACACTGGTTTATTAACACCAAAGAGTGATGTATATAGCTTTGGTGCTGTTCTCCTGGAACTTATATCAAGAAAGCCAATCATATACGGAAAAACTGGTAGCCTCATTATCGAGTTCCGCCATATCTACGAGACAGAAAAGAGTGGGAAGTCGATGTTTGACTTGGGAATTGTAGCTGAAAAGGATATCTTGATTTTAGAAGCAATTGGCAAGCTTGCAATTCGGTGCTTGAAAGAACATCAAGACGACCGGCCTGATATGACAGAAGTGGCTGATCAGCTTGTCAATCTTAAAGTGAAATTCGGCAGATATTTAACTGGGGAATATGCTTGCTACAGTTCTGGGGTGAGCGGAACTAGTGATGCCACATTGTCTATGCAATCCAGTACATTAGAAGTTTCGGGGCTGCTTTGTAGTCAACCAATGAACCAGGCTGGCTCATGA